The following proteins are encoded in a genomic region of Cicer arietinum cultivar CDC Frontier isolate Library 1 unplaced genomic scaffold, Cicar.CDCFrontier_v2.0 Ca_scaffold_5768_v2.0, whole genome shotgun sequence:
- the LOC140919165 gene encoding protein TIC 214-like: MTYRSFILKYLVPFCLKIMNSAVVTGLYYGFLTTFCIGPSYLFIIRARVRNEGTEMVVSATTGFITGYLIMFISIYYAPLHLALNRPHTITVLILPYIFFHFVEKNNKYFYSDPRYDNANSIHKFNIVKEFFTNFLFQLINPLLFQSSILIRLLQICLFRSNNKLLFLTSSFVGWLIGHIFLMKLMGFPIVWFQQKGSIKSKLTKLIMGFDKYILLQLRYYGGQIFVVFVFVIFLHYLGRIPAPYFYRNTTGTAKIAEQDDEDQDEDQDEDQDEDMDMDAKSEIDVQRKAKAENIFSYLFSEKDKIFDNIKESDQNLQLGKPIVTTLFDYQRWIRPLRYIKNLHFENVVRDENSQFFFHICKSDGKERISFTYPPSLSIFQKMMEKKMNLFTKDKISNNDNDNDNELSNFWSYNHNEKKKKLINEFFKRAQFLDKNYKNLSPPDVFANSVRLCNDDMENKYLTKIYDPFLNGRFRGEIKKNFSPPERNSIFVNKIHGLLLSSNTNDPELEQKIDPELEQKIDPELEQKIDRFDRKFLFNEFGFFFNVINKFSEKPVSSLNFDRFYLFPEHEQVKKYSEEKKIKKEFLFDAIRTDEKNKTIFNSTNCTEINEIEKEVPRWSYKLIDEVQQLTESSAAEAEIRCARAERVVVFSAQTESLDFRIKNKHKSNIDDNGNSPKLHPETEFSLVKYSREPDFNRGIIKGSMRPQRRKTVTWKFFQSNAHSPTFLEIIDDYPFFFGELYDDILQYWKEYFRKPGTDNSEFLAFQKRMEHKHKEENKDEAESRLNEIEESWESILYGLRIRSFVLLFQSNLRKYIILPSLIITKNIIRILLLQDPEWLEDISDWRKEVHIKCTYQGVPVSDKKLPKDWFYDGIQIRILSPFVLKPWHKSKVRSTEKTEDPLKKKKRSTKKKNLWFLTAYGTQIESYLDYHVPNPFAFLGPIFKKITKYWKKDLKKRFFLVADVLHQGKDWFRTMLENIEKFKMESFLKSCLFGVQKSDELTEESTTNSIISTNSPMIGESPVIIESINLTNSSFTETRIKDLNVKTTRIIKQIEKMTEEMTEENKEEIITSEKNLNSNKLTYDGKRLELQKNLFQILKRRTVRLIRKSYSFLQIFMKRIYIDILLYIISIPRIHGQRFLDFLESIFNVNKSISNKKQNEQTFDKKNPIPLMSSIDKYCNITNLNSENSCDVPYLSQGYVFSKLAQIQVSNEYKYKFRSIFESHEHERSIFLKDEIKNYFSRIRAISDSKLGHNKLRDSAMNQWTSWLKIHYQYDLPLNIWSKLGSKKWRNKINEHRVAQNKDLIEYDSYGKSQLSLYTKQQVDLLEKKKKTQKQYRYDLFSYQFLNYVDNKKASIFGYRPPLQANKNQAISYNYNTSKNELFATISNICIKNYIVKDDINDIVKDDINDIVEDDINDIVEDDINDIVEDDIRDIVEDDIREKKKNLERKYLRRIRDVKIKKKTIRKRKPNPRSWFFSKLNILYNAYKKNPWIVPRKSLFLQFYGKEVKGVTNDLALGTKEYASGKDLNLSLSRFFGKTNDETLVNRTQKDIKAERDFLLDKYLGFYLNCDTDFQESMMNNINFYCLLFRLKKMKKFFIKSIKQGDLDIESMILVNNPTDFATTECRDNTELFDKLTFVIEPVRVSRKNLEQFFIYQTISLPLIHKSRRDILKRNSNKSRVDQKIRKNKDKNHYDLLVPENLFSTRRRRELRILISLNSRKALHRKRKNYNENKINNFSQVLAKNNDFDSETKKLMNLKLFLWPNYRLEDLACMNRYWFDTHNGSRFSLLRIRMYPRLKI, encoded by the coding sequence ATGACGTATCGATCatttatactaaaatatttagTGCCGTTCTgtctaaaaataatgaattcggCCGTTGTGACCGGACTTTATTATGGATTTTTGACCACATTCTGCATAGGGCCCTCTTATCTCTTCATTATTCGAGCCCGGGTTAGGAACGAAGGGACCGAGATGGTAGTATCAGCAACAACCGGGTTTATTACGGGATACCTCATTATGTTTATATCAATCTATTATGCGCCTTTGCATTTAGCATTGAATAGACCTCATACAATAACTGTCCTAATTCTACCatatattttctttcatttcgtagagaaaaataataaatacttctATTCGGATCCCAGATACGATAATGCAAATTCAATACATAAATTCAATATTGTTAAAGAATTCTTTACCAATTTTTTGTTTCAGTTAATAAACCCTCTTCTTTTCCaaagttcaattttaataaGATTACTGCAGATTTGTCTCTTTCGGTCCAACAATAAATTGTTATTCTTAACAAGTAGTTTTGTTGGTTGGTTAATTGGTCACAtatttttgatgaaattaatggGATTCCCAATAGTCTGGTTCCAGCAAAAAGGTTCGATCAAATCTAAGCTAACTAAGCTAATTATGGGATTTGATAAATACATTCTCTTACAATTGCGATATTATGGGGGTCAAATATTTGTAGTTTTTGTCTTTGTTATCTTTCTTCACTATTTAGGCAGAATACCGGCTCCTTATTTTTATCGTAATACTACTGGTACTGCGAAAATCGCAGAACAAGACGATGAGGATCAGGATGAGGATCAGGATGAGGATCAGGATGAGGATATGGATATGGATGCTAAAAGCGAAATCGATGTTCAAAGAAAAGCAAAAgcagaaaatatttttagttatctTTTTTcggaaaaagataaaatttttgACAACATTAAGGAATCGGATCAAAACTTGCAATTGGGAAAACCCATTGTAACTACTCTTTTCGATTATCAACGATGGATTCGGCCATTgcgatatataaaaaatttgcaCTTTGAAAACGTTGTAAGAGATgaaaattcacaatttttttttcatatatgtaAAAGTGATGGAAAAGAACGAATCTCTTTCACGTATCCACCTAGTTTATCTATTTTTCAGAAAatgatggaaaaaaaaatgaatctcttcacaaaagataaaatctccaataatgataatgataatgataatgaattgTCTAATTTTTGGAGCTACAatcataatgaaaaaaaaaagaaactaatcaatgaattttttaaaagggcCCAATTTCTAGATAAGAACTATAAGAATTTGAGTCCTCCGGATGTATTTGCAAACTCAGTTAGATTGTGTAATGATGACatggaaaataaatatttaactaaaatatatgATCCTTTTTTGAATGGACGTTTTCGCGGAGAAATCAAAAAAAACTTTTCACCACCAGAAAGAAATTCCATTTTCGTAAATAAGATTCACGGTCTCCTTCTTTCTAGTAATACTAATGATCCAGAATTGGAACAGAAAATTGATCCAGAATTGGAACAGAAAATTGATCCAGAATTGGAACAGAAAATAGATCGATTTGATAGAAAATTTTTATTCAAtgaatttggttttttttttaatgtaatcaATAAATTTTCAGAAAAACCAGTATCAAGTTTAAATTTTGacagattttatttatttccagAACATgaacaagtaaaaaaatattccgaagaaaaaaaaataaaaaaagaattctTATTCGACGCAATTAGAACTGATGAGAAGAATAAAACCATTTTTAATAGCACAAATTGTACTGAAATAAACGAAATCGAGAAAGAAGTTCCTCGATGGTCATACAAGTTAATTGACGAAGTGCAGCAACTGACGGAAAGCTCAGCAGCGGAGGCTGAGATTCGTTGTGCAAGAGCGGAACGTGTAGTTGTTTTTAGTGCTCAAACAGAGTCACTGGATTTCcgtattaaaaataaacataagtCGAATATTGATGACAATGGGAATTCGCCTAAATTGCACCCAGAGACGGAATTTTCTCTAGTAAAATATTCACGCGAACCGGATTTCAACCGAGGGATAATTAAAGGATCTATGCGCCCTCAAAGGCGTAAAACAGTTACTTGGAAATTCTTTCAAAGTAATGCCCATTCTCCAACTTTTTTGGAGATAATAGATGACTACCCGTTCTTTTTTGGTGAGCTTTATGATGATATATTGCAATATTGGAAAGAATATTTCAGGAAACCTGGTACGGACAATTCGGAATTTTTGGCTTTTCAGAAAAGGATGGAACACAAACACAAAGAGGAAAACAAAGACGAGGCTGAAAGCAGACTTAACGAAATAGAAGAATCCTGGGAAAGCATTTTATATGGTCTAAGAATTAGAAGTTTTGTATTACTATTCCAATCAAATCttagaaaatatattatattaccTTCATTGATAATAACGAAAAATATCATTCGTATCCTTTTATTGCAAGACCCCGAATGGTTAGAAGATATTAGCGATTGGAGAAAAGAAGTGCATATAAAATGCACCTATCAGGGCGTTCCAGTATCTGACAAGAAATTGCCAAAAGACTGGTTTTATGACGGTATTCAGATAAGGATCTTATCTCCTTTTGTTCTGAAACCTTGGCACAAATCTAAGGTACGATCTACTGAAAAAACAGAAGATccactgaaaaaaaaaaaaagatcgactaaaaaaaaaaacttatggtTTTTAACAGCTTATGGAACACAAATAGAATCGTACCTTGATTATCATGTCCCAAATCCATTTGCATTTTTGGGTcccatttttaaaaaaataacaaaatactgGAAAAAAGATTTGAAAAAGCGTTTTTTTCTAGTTGCAGATGTTTTGCATCAAGGAAAAGACTGGTTTCGAACCATGTTAGAAAACATAGAAAAGTTTAAGATGGAAAGTTTTCTTAAAAGTTGTCTATTTGGGGTGCAAAAAAGCGATGAATTAACTGAAGAAAGTACAACAAATTCAATAATAAGTACGAATAGCCCAATGATTGGGGAATCACCCGTTATAATTGAATCTATCAATTTGACAAATTCTTCATTCACAGAAACAAGGATAAAAGATCTTAATGTTAAAACAACCagaataataaaacaaatagaaaaaatgACAGAAGAAATGAcagaagaaaacaaagaggagATTATAACTTCAGAGAAAAATTTGAATTCGAACAAACTAACTTATGATGGTAAAAGATTAGAATTACAAAAAAATCTTTtccaaatattaaaaagaagaaCTGTTCGATTAATCCGTAAATCCTAttcttttttacaaattttcatGAAAAGGATATACATAGATATCCTTTTATATATCATTAGTATTCCTAGGATCCATGGACAACGTTTTCTCGATTTTCTTGAATCAATTTTCAATGTAAATAAATCTATTtccaataaaaaacaaaatgaacaaacatttgataaaaaaaatccaattccTCTTATGTCGAGTATAGACAAATATTGCAATATTACGAATCTAAATTCAGAGAATTCTTGTGACGTACCTTATTTGTCACAAGGATATGTATTTTCTAAATTAGCACAAATCCAAGTTAGTAATGAATATAAGTATAAGTTCAGGTCTATTTTTGAATCTCATGAACATGAAAGATCTATTTTTCTTAAGGATGAAATAAAGAATTATTTTTCGAGAATACGGGCAATATCCGATTCTAAATTAGGACATAATAAACTTCGCGATTCTGCAATGAATCAATGGACAAGTTGGTTAAAGATTCATTATCAATATGATTTACCTCTGAACATATGGTCGAAATTAGGATCAAAAAAATGGAGAAATAAAATCAATGAACATCGTGTGGctcaaaataaagatttaattgaatatgattcATATGGAAAAAGTCAATTAAGTCTTTACACAAAACAACAAGTAGacttattagaaaaaaaaaaaaaaactcaaaaacaatATAGATATGATCTTTTCTCTTATCAATTTCTGAATTATGTAGATAATAAAAAAGCATCTATTTTTGGATATAGACCACCATTGCAAGCAAACAAAAACCAAGCGATTTCTTATAATTACAACACGTCTAAAAACGAATTATTTGCTACAATAAGCAATATCTGTATCAAAAATTATATAGTAAAAGATGATATTAATGATATAGTAAAAGATGATATTAATGATATAGTAGAAGATGATATTAATGATATAGTAGAAGATGATATTAATGATATAGTAGAAGATGATATTAGAGATATAGTAGAAGATgatattagagaaaaaaaaaaaaatctggaGAGAAAGTATTTAAGGAGGATAAGGGAtgtaaaaatcaagaaaaagaCCATACGGAAACGGAAACCGAATCCGAGATCTTGgttcttttcaaaattaaatatattatataatgcATATAAGAAGAATCCTTGGATCGTACCaagaaaatcactttttttgcAGTTTTATGGAAAAGAAGTAAAAGGCGTTACTAATGACTTAGCGTTAGGAACTAAAGAATACGCGAGTGGAAAAGATCTTAACTTATCTCTCTCAAGgttttttggaaaaacaaacgATGAAACTTTGGTAAATCGAACCCAAAAGGATATAAAGGCAGAACGAGATTTCTTACTAGACAAATATTTGGGTTTTTATTTAAACTGTGATACTGATTTCCAAGAAAGCATGATGAATAATATCAACTTCTATTGTCTCCTATTtagattgaaaaaaatgaaaaaattttttataaagtctATTAAACAGGGAGACCTAGATATAGAGTCTATGATTCTTGTTAATAATCCTACGGATTTCGCTACTACAGAATGTAGGGACAATACCGAATTGTTTGATAAACTTACGTTTGTTATTGAACCTGTTCGCGTGTCTAGAAAAAATTTggaacaattttttatatatcaaaccATAAGTCTACCGTTGATTCATAAGAGTAGGCGcgatattttaaaaagaaactcGAATAAAAGTCGTGTTGATCAAaagataagaaaaaataaagataaaaatcatTATGATTTGCTTGTTCCTGAAAATCTTTTTTCCACTAGACGCCGTAGAGAATTGAGAATTCTAATTTCTTTGAATTCTAGAAAGGCTTTGcatagaaagagaaaaaattacaatgagaataaaataaataatttttctcaagTTTTGGCTAAAAATAACGATTTTGATAGCGaaacaaaaaaactaatgaatttgaaattatttcttTGGCCAAATTATCGATTAGAAGATTTAGCTTGTATGAATCGCTATTGGTTTGATACCCATAATGGAAGTCGTTTCAGTCTATTAAGGATACGTATGTATCCTCGATTGAAAATTTGA